A part of Timaviella obliquedivisa GSE-PSE-MK23-08B genomic DNA contains:
- the hpxO gene encoding FAD-dependent urate hydroxylase HpxO has translation MENLKAIVIGAGIGGLTAGVALHRAGYQVEIYDRVSELRPAGAGISLWSNGVKVLNSLGLGKAIAKIGGQMNRMQYRSLSGELLNNIPIQPLIDEVGQRPYPVARTDLQQMLLNAFPGKVRLNARCVGVEESEESVTAIFEDGHRTTGDVLIAADGLRSRLRQYVVGQEVQPRYAGYVNWNGLVTASEDLAPPNYESLDSRSSDTWTIYVGEGKRVSMMPVSEGRFYFFLDVPLPLGEPVTADQFVAELTQFFLGWCDPVQALIQQLNPWQTNRIPIHDIEPLQGLVRGKVALLGDSGHGTTPDLGQGGCQAMEDVNVLVRYLITTNLSVEDALKRYELERKQRTKDLVLKARKRADQIHGKDWQITQQWYEQLKTERPEEVTGAIAKTILGSALR, from the coding sequence ATGGAAAATTTGAAGGCGATCGTCATCGGGGCTGGAATTGGCGGATTGACGGCTGGGGTGGCGCTTCACCGGGCAGGGTATCAGGTAGAAATTTACGATCGCGTCAGTGAGCTACGTCCGGCAGGGGCGGGGATTTCACTGTGGTCGAATGGGGTGAAAGTCTTGAACAGCCTGGGATTAGGGAAAGCGATCGCTAAAATTGGCGGACAAATGAATCGGATGCAATATCGATCGTTGAGTGGAGAACTGCTTAATAATATTCCTATTCAGCCGTTAATTGATGAAGTCGGACAGCGACCTTATCCAGTAGCGCGCACGGATTTGCAGCAGATGTTGCTGAATGCATTTCCAGGTAAAGTGCGGCTGAATGCTCGGTGCGTGGGGGTAGAAGAATCTGAAGAGAGCGTGACGGCAATTTTTGAGGATGGACATCGGACGACGGGAGATGTTTTGATTGCGGCGGATGGATTGCGATCGCGGTTGCGGCAATATGTGGTGGGGCAAGAGGTGCAGCCCCGATATGCAGGATATGTCAACTGGAATGGACTGGTGACTGCTAGCGAGGATTTAGCACCACCAAATTATGAATCTCTAGACAGTAGGTCTTCAGATACCTGGACGATCTACGTCGGGGAGGGAAAAAGAGTTTCGATGATGCCTGTATCGGAGGGTCGCTTTTATTTCTTTCTAGATGTTCCCTTACCGCTAGGAGAGCCTGTTACGGCGGATCAATTTGTGGCAGAATTAACGCAGTTTTTTCTGGGCTGGTGCGACCCCGTTCAAGCATTGATTCAGCAATTAAATCCTTGGCAAACGAACCGCATTCCAATTCACGACATTGAGCCGCTTCAGGGCTTAGTACGAGGAAAGGTGGCACTATTAGGAGACTCTGGACATGGGACAACGCCTGACTTGGGACAAGGAGGCTGTCAGGCAATGGAAGATGTGAATGTGCTGGTTCGGTACTTAATAACCACAAATTTGAGCGTGGAAGATGCATTGAAGCGGTATGAACTAGAACGTAAGCAAAGAACGAAGGATTTAGTTCTGAAGGCACGGAAAAGAGCCGATCAAATTCATGGAAAAGATTGGCAGATTACTCAACAGTGGTACGAACAATTGAAGACTGAACGACCTGAAGAAGTAACGGGGGCGATCGCTAAAACTATTTTAGGCAGCGCATTGCGGTAA
- a CDS encoding DUF1517 domain-containing protein translates to MTSWRDRFNPMLGKTRFVVCRIMLHLSGQEVAPLLGAFNLVAQQAVDSDGDLEILGEGLIEICQTLLQNDVYWRSAANEGDVFFDEGEAGDYVNELFTDSAQRYNSGTLGATNLSEEPLTLPATENIVVMVAIACEGEAPELETDLADLSALKSALKALINLHYQNRLRAIQVHFSPAQFGDELTSEQLILNFPELIPL, encoded by the coding sequence ATGACTTCATGGCGCGATCGCTTCAATCCTATGCTTGGCAAAACTCGGTTTGTCGTTTGCCGCATCATGCTCCATCTCTCTGGACAAGAAGTTGCCCCTCTACTGGGCGCATTTAACCTCGTTGCCCAACAAGCTGTTGATAGTGACGGTGATTTAGAAATTTTAGGAGAAGGGCTCATCGAGATCTGTCAAACGTTATTACAAAATGATGTCTACTGGCGATCGGCAGCCAACGAAGGCGATGTTTTTTTTGATGAAGGAGAAGCTGGAGATTACGTCAACGAACTCTTCACCGACTCTGCCCAGCGATACAACAGCGGCACCCTAGGCGCAACAAATCTATCCGAAGAGCCATTAACTTTACCCGCGACTGAGAATATCGTCGTTATGGTGGCGATCGCCTGCGAAGGCGAAGCTCCCGAACTTGAAACCGACCTTGCCGACCTCAGCGCCCTCAAATCTGCTCTCAAAGCCTTAATTAACTTGCACTATCAAAATCGTCTTCGCGCGATTCAAGTTCACTTCTCGCCTGCCCAATTTGGCGACGAACTCACCTCCGAACAGCTTATCCTCAATTTCCCTGAACTGATTCCCCTATAG
- a CDS encoding single-stranded DNA-binding protein — MASNGLNKWIVSGNLAADAEIKTIALKSGEPATVAEATLYVQKPRNREESFTVALTIWEKSAAWRTLPYLKKGSLIICTGKVEPDPYISANGNVPRAGLKMTVLDVDLDIVKDGAEDEGMEVAEKEQVVAIA; from the coding sequence ATGGCAAGTAACGGGTTGAACAAGTGGATTGTCAGTGGTAACCTGGCGGCGGATGCTGAGATTAAGACGATCGCGTTAAAAAGCGGAGAACCAGCGACCGTGGCGGAGGCGACGTTGTACGTGCAGAAACCACGCAACCGGGAGGAGTCGTTTACGGTTGCATTGACGATTTGGGAAAAGTCGGCAGCTTGGCGGACGCTGCCTTATTTGAAGAAGGGGTCTTTGATTATTTGTACGGGGAAGGTGGAGCCAGATCCTTATATTTCAGCAAATGGGAATGTGCCAAGAGCGGGATTGAAGATGACAGTTTTGGATGTAGATTTGGATATTGTGAAGGATGGAGCAGAGGATGAGGGGATGGAAGTCGCAGAGAAGGAACAGGTTGTGGCGATCGCCTAA
- the rfbF gene encoding glucose-1-phosphate cytidylyltransferase, with protein sequence MKAVILAGGLGTRLSEETAIKPKPMVEIGGQPILWHIMKSYSHHGINDFVICCGYKGYVIKEYFANYFLRMSDVTFDMCSNQMNVHSGYAEPWRVTLVDTGENTMTGGRLKRVREHVGNETFCFTYGDGVSNVNITELIEFHKDQESLATLTAVQPEGRFGAISLGQEQTRISQFHEKPEGDGAWINGGYFVLEPHVIDYIADDAVMWEHDPLKKLAHDGQLSAYKHSGFWQPMDTLKDKNYLEKLWKDDKAPWKVW encoded by the coding sequence ATGAAAGCAGTGATATTGGCGGGTGGACTGGGTACAAGACTGAGCGAAGAAACCGCCATCAAGCCCAAGCCCATGGTTGAAATAGGCGGGCAGCCTATCCTTTGGCACATTATGAAAAGCTACTCCCATCATGGAATCAACGATTTCGTGATTTGTTGCGGCTACAAAGGCTATGTCATTAAAGAGTATTTTGCCAATTACTTTCTACGGATGTCAGATGTCACATTTGACATGTGCTCTAACCAAATGAATGTCCATTCTGGATACGCCGAGCCTTGGCGAGTCACCTTGGTAGATACTGGCGAAAACACTATGACGGGTGGACGCTTAAAGCGCGTGCGAGAGCACGTTGGGAACGAAACTTTTTGCTTCACTTACGGAGACGGGGTAAGCAACGTTAACATTACCGAACTGATTGAGTTTCACAAAGATCAAGAGAGCTTGGCAACCTTAACTGCTGTGCAGCCCGAAGGACGATTCGGAGCAATTTCTTTAGGACAAGAACAAACCAGAATCTCTCAGTTCCATGAAAAGCCAGAAGGAGATGGCGCGTGGATCAACGGCGGCTACTTTGTGCTGGAGCCACACGTGATTGACTATATTGCCGATGATGCAGTGATGTGGGAACATGACCCGCTGAAAAAGCTAGCTCATGACGGGCAACTCTCTGCTTACAAGCACAGCGGTTTCTGGCAACCGATGGACACACTCAAGGATAAAAATTATCTCGAAAAGCTTTGGAAAGATGACAAGGCTCCCTGGAAAGTTTGGTAA
- the lhgO gene encoding L-2-hydroxyglutarate oxidase: protein MESMYDFAVIGGGIVGLSTAMTLGRQYPSAKILVLEKESRWAFHQTGNNSGVIHSGIYYKPGSYKAKFCRNGAQSMVDFCRSHNIPHEVCGKVIIATQEKELPQLETLYQRGLENGLEVFRLTKEEVLEYEPHVDCIAGVRVVSTGIADYKQVCQKYAELAGAQGAELRLNTRVNRMVETGSGRVLETNQGSFEARYVINCAGLQSDRVAKMGNVDPQAKIVPFRGEYYELTPAKRHLVKGLIYPVPNPDFPFLGVHFTRMIDGSVHAGPNAVLSLKREGYKKTDFDLRDFAEVMTFPGFWKLAAKHADEGIQEIIRSFSKAAFVRSLQRLIPEVQMEDVVPTHAGVRAQALMNDGKLVDDFLIIDGENSMHVCNAPSPAATSSLEIGKAIVDRIPEQQHLRAAINA from the coding sequence ATGGAGTCTATGTATGATTTTGCGGTAATTGGTGGAGGTATCGTGGGTCTTTCCACAGCAATGACGTTGGGGCGGCAATATCCCAGCGCCAAGATCCTAGTGCTGGAGAAAGAGAGCCGTTGGGCATTTCATCAAACAGGAAACAATAGTGGTGTCATTCATTCTGGAATCTATTACAAGCCGGGTAGCTACAAGGCTAAGTTTTGTCGGAATGGCGCTCAGTCGATGGTGGACTTTTGCCGATCGCACAATATCCCTCACGAAGTTTGCGGCAAGGTAATTATTGCCACTCAGGAAAAAGAGCTACCTCAGTTAGAAACCCTTTACCAACGAGGTTTAGAAAACGGCTTAGAAGTTTTCCGGTTAACAAAGGAAGAAGTTTTAGAATACGAACCCCACGTAGACTGCATTGCTGGGGTGAGAGTTGTTTCAACGGGTATTGCTGACTACAAGCAAGTTTGTCAAAAATACGCGGAGTTGGCTGGAGCACAAGGGGCTGAATTGCGACTCAACACGCGGGTTAACCGGATGGTAGAAACTGGTTCAGGACGGGTGTTAGAAACTAATCAGGGCAGTTTTGAAGCGCGGTATGTAATCAACTGCGCGGGGTTACAAAGCGATCGCGTTGCCAAAATGGGCAATGTTGATCCGCAAGCCAAAATTGTGCCGTTCCGGGGCGAATACTACGAACTGACTCCTGCCAAACGGCATTTAGTCAAAGGGCTAATTTATCCAGTGCCCAACCCTGACTTCCCCTTTCTAGGCGTTCACTTTACCCGCATGATTGATGGCAGCGTCCATGCAGGCCCTAACGCCGTCTTGAGCTTGAAGCGAGAAGGGTACAAAAAGACTGATTTTGACCTGCGAGATTTTGCTGAAGTTATGACCTTCCCTGGTTTCTGGAAGCTGGCGGCAAAACATGCCGACGAAGGCATCCAAGAAATTATTCGTTCTTTCAGTAAGGCGGCATTTGTGCGCAGTCTGCAACGACTGATTCCAGAAGTGCAGATGGAAGACGTAGTTCCTACCCATGCGGGAGTCAGGGCACAAGCGCTGATGAATGACGGCAAGCTAGTTGATGACTTTTTAATCATTGACGGTGAAAACTCAATGCACGTCTGTAATGCGCCTTCTCCGGCGGCAACCTCTTCTTTAGAAATTGGCAAAGCGATCGTCGATCGCATTCCTGAACAGCAGCATTTACGTGCTGCCATTAATGCCTAG
- a CDS encoding SDR family oxidoreductase — protein MKVLVTGTEGYLGSLFAPILMERGHEVTAVDTGYYKVGWLYNGTELTAKTLNKDIRHITVEDLAGIEAIVHMAELSNDPTGQLSPTITYDINHKGSVRLAELAKQAGVRRFVYMSSCSVYGVASDSDVTEETGVNPQTAYAECKAFVERDLKPMADDNFSPTFMRNATAFGASPRMRFDIVLNNLSGLAWTEKKIKMTSDGTPWRPLVHALDIAKALVCVLEAPRDIIHNQVFNVGDTANNYQVKQIAEIVAGVFKGCELSFGDSGSDNRSYRVSFEKINTQLPGFKCEWNAERGAQQLFDIFSQIDMTQEVFQSRGFTRLKQLEYLIRTQQIDKDFFWSHK, from the coding sequence ATGAAAGTTCTCGTTACAGGTACAGAAGGTTATTTAGGATCATTGTTCGCGCCGATTTTAATGGAGCGGGGACATGAAGTCACAGCAGTAGATACTGGATATTACAAGGTCGGTTGGCTGTATAACGGCACCGAGTTAACGGCAAAAACCCTTAACAAAGATATTCGCCACATTACCGTTGAGGATCTGGCAGGAATTGAGGCGATCGTCCACATGGCGGAGCTTTCCAACGATCCTACTGGACAACTTTCACCCACCATTACCTACGACATTAACCACAAAGGTTCAGTTCGTTTAGCCGAACTAGCAAAGCAAGCAGGCGTTCGGCGCTTTGTCTATATGTCCTCTTGCAGCGTCTATGGCGTTGCCTCTGACAGCGATGTTACTGAAGAAACAGGAGTTAATCCTCAAACGGCTTACGCTGAATGCAAAGCATTCGTCGAGCGCGACCTGAAGCCCATGGCAGACGACAATTTCTCGCCGACCTTTATGCGTAATGCCACTGCCTTTGGCGCTTCGCCTCGAATGCGGTTTGACATTGTGTTGAATAATCTATCAGGACTCGCTTGGACTGAGAAAAAAATTAAAATGACCAGCGACGGCACTCCCTGGCGACCCTTAGTTCATGCGCTGGACATTGCTAAAGCGCTAGTTTGTGTACTGGAAGCACCCCGCGATATTATCCACAACCAGGTGTTTAACGTGGGTGACACGGCTAACAACTATCAGGTCAAGCAAATTGCCGAAATTGTAGCAGGCGTTTTCAAGGGTTGCGAACTCAGCTTTGGCGACAGCGGCTCTGATAACCGCAGCTACCGCGTTTCTTTTGAAAAAATCAACACTCAACTTCCTGGTTTTAAGTGCGAGTGGAATGCAGAACGCGGCGCACAGCAGTTATTTGATATCTTCTCTCAAATTGATATGACTCAAGAAGTCTTTCAGTCCCGTGGGTTTACGCGCTTGAAACAGCTTGAGTATTTGATTCGTACCCAACAAATTGACAAAGACTTCTTCTGGAGCCATAAATAA
- the rfbC gene encoding dTDP-4-dehydrorhamnose 3,5-epimerase, translating into MIFTETKLKGAFILDLDLRADNRGAFARTFCAQEFAEHGLKPTVAQCNLSYNYLAGTLRGMHYQIAPACETKLVRCTKGAIYDVIIDMRPDSPTYMEHIGVELTADNHRSLYIPELFAHGYQALTDGAEVVYQVGEFYTPGYERGLRYDDPTFGIEWPVPVTVISEKDAAWALFETVSVGVS; encoded by the coding sequence ATGATTTTTACAGAAACCAAGCTCAAAGGCGCATTTATCCTCGATCTAGATCTACGGGCAGATAATCGGGGCGCGTTTGCTCGAACGTTCTGTGCCCAAGAATTTGCAGAGCATGGACTGAAGCCCACCGTGGCGCAGTGCAATTTGTCATACAACTACCTCGCTGGAACCCTGAGGGGAATGCATTATCAAATTGCGCCCGCCTGCGAAACAAAGCTAGTGAGATGCACAAAAGGAGCAATTTACGATGTCATTATCGACATGCGCCCCGATTCCCCGACCTACATGGAGCATATTGGGGTTGAGTTAACAGCAGATAATCATCGATCGCTCTATATTCCAGAACTGTTTGCCCATGGATATCAGGCGCTTACTGATGGGGCTGAGGTTGTTTATCAGGTAGGAGAATTTTACACGCCTGGCTACGAGCGCGGCTTGCGCTACGATGACCCCACTTTTGGGATTGAGTGGCCTGTACCTGTCACCGTGATTTCCGAAAAAGATGCTGCCTGGGCATTGTTTGAAACCGTTTCTGTAGGAGTTTCGTAA
- a CDS encoding Gfo/Idh/MocA family oxidoreductase, whose product MFIVDTALKARAEAGNPIKVGMVGAGFMGRGIANQIMNSVPGMELVAISNRNAEAAQRAYTEAGVTDIKTVSTVAQLEAAIAQNQYAITDDPMLLCQAEGIDALIEVTGAIEFGAMVIMEAIAHRKHVIMMDAELDGTIGPILKVYADKAGVILSACDGDQPGVEMNLYRFVKSIGLTPLLCGNIKGLQDPYRNPTTQESFAKQWGQKAHMVTSFADGTKISFEQAIVANGTGMRVCKRGMLGYDYRGHVDDLTKKYDIDMLKEWGGIVDYVVGSQPGPGVFVLGTHDDPKQKHYLNLYKLGEGPLYSFYTPYHLCHFEVPLSVARAVLFHDRVLSPLGAPLVDVVATAKIDLKAGETIDPIGYYMTYGQCENSDVTQAENLLPMGLAEGCRLKRDIPKDQVLTYDDVEVPEGRLCDKLRAEQTAYFAGAVPQLVAV is encoded by the coding sequence ATGTTTATCGTTGATACTGCACTTAAAGCCCGTGCTGAAGCGGGTAACCCCATTAAAGTTGGGATGGTTGGGGCTGGCTTCATGGGGAGAGGCATTGCCAACCAAATTATGAATTCTGTGCCGGGAATGGAGTTGGTTGCTATCTCTAACCGGAATGCGGAAGCGGCGCAGCGGGCTTACACCGAAGCAGGCGTAACTGATATAAAAACCGTCTCGACTGTGGCTCAACTGGAAGCGGCGATCGCCCAAAACCAATACGCTATCACCGATGATCCGATGCTGCTGTGCCAGGCTGAAGGCATTGATGCGCTGATTGAAGTGACTGGAGCGATCGAATTTGGCGCAATGGTGATTATGGAGGCGATCGCCCACCGCAAACACGTCATCATGATGGATGCCGAGCTAGACGGAACGATTGGGCCAATCTTGAAAGTCTACGCTGACAAAGCTGGCGTGATTTTAAGCGCTTGCGATGGCGATCAGCCTGGGGTAGAGATGAACCTCTATCGGTTTGTCAAAAGCATTGGCTTAACGCCGCTGCTGTGCGGCAACATCAAGGGTTTGCAAGATCCTTACCGCAATCCCACCACGCAAGAAAGCTTTGCGAAACAGTGGGGACAAAAAGCTCACATGGTCACCAGCTTCGCCGATGGCACCAAGATTTCTTTTGAACAGGCGATCGTGGCTAATGGCACTGGCATGAGAGTTTGCAAGCGCGGGATGTTGGGCTACGACTACAGAGGACACGTTGACGACCTGACCAAGAAGTACGACATCGATATGCTCAAAGAGTGGGGCGGCATTGTCGATTATGTCGTGGGTTCCCAACCCGGCCCTGGCGTTTTTGTTCTGGGGACGCATGATGATCCGAAGCAAAAGCATTATCTGAACCTGTACAAACTGGGTGAAGGGCCGCTCTACAGCTTCTATACTCCTTATCACCTTTGCCACTTTGAAGTGCCGTTGTCGGTAGCGCGGGCAGTGTTGTTCCACGATCGCGTTCTGTCGCCGCTGGGTGCACCTTTAGTCGATGTAGTTGCTACCGCAAAAATTGACCTGAAAGCAGGTGAGACGATCGACCCGATTGGCTATTACATGACCTACGGGCAATGCGAAAACTCTGACGTGACTCAAGCTGAAAACCTGTTGCCCATGGGCTTAGCCGAGGGCTGCCGCCTGAAGCGCGATATTCCGAAAGATCAAGTGCTAACTTACGATGATGTGGAAGTGCCAGAAGGTCGGCTATGCGACAAGCTGCGGGCTGAGCAAACCGCTTATTTCGCCGGGGCTGTGCCTCAATTGGTGGCTGTGTAG
- a CDS encoding CTP synthase has translation MTKFVFVTGGVVSSIGKGIVASSLGRLLKSRNYSVSILKLDPYINVDPGTMSPFQHGEVFVTCDGAETDLDLGHYERFTDTSMSRLNNVTTGSIYQSVLNKERRGDYNGGTVQVIPHITNEIKERILRVAKDTNPDVVITEIGGTVGDIESLPFLEAIRQFRKDVGRRNVLYLHVTLVPWIPAAGEMKTKPTQHSVKELRSIGIQPDILVCRCDRPIPTTLKEKMAEFCDVDAECVITAPDVSSIYEVPLVMEREGLANQVLSLLQLEQRQPDLRDWQTLVNRLHNPQHPLEIAIVGKYVSLGDAYLSVVEALRHAALEISGDLRLRWVSSEDITSENVDEMLAGAHGILVPGGFGARGIDGKISAIHYARDRQIPFLGLCLGMQCSVIEWARNVAKLEDANSSEFDTDCQNPVIDLLPEQQDVVDLGGTMRVGLYPCRTLPNSLANRLYGQEVIYERHRHRWEFNNAYRNLFLELGYQVSGTSPDGRLVEMIELPSHPFFLATQFHPEFQSRPSKPHPLFQGFVQAAIALTNPSLQSAAASSDQPPEQPPAPELSANLGSS, from the coding sequence ATGACTAAATTTGTATTCGTGACGGGTGGCGTTGTTTCGAGCATCGGCAAGGGCATCGTGGCATCTAGCCTGGGGCGATTGCTCAAGTCGCGCAACTACTCGGTGTCCATCCTCAAGCTCGATCCCTACATCAACGTTGACCCCGGCACCATGAGTCCATTTCAGCATGGCGAGGTGTTTGTCACTTGCGACGGCGCAGAGACAGATCTAGATTTGGGGCACTACGAGCGCTTCACTGACACTTCCATGTCTCGGTTAAACAACGTTACCACAGGCTCTATCTATCAGTCGGTGCTTAATAAAGAGCGACGAGGTGACTATAACGGGGGCACTGTGCAGGTAATTCCTCACATTACCAACGAAATCAAAGAGCGAATTCTGCGCGTTGCTAAAGATACCAATCCAGATGTCGTCATCACCGAGATTGGCGGCACAGTCGGCGATATTGAGTCATTGCCGTTTTTGGAGGCTATTCGTCAGTTTCGCAAAGATGTGGGGCGTAGGAACGTTTTGTATCTTCATGTAACGTTGGTACCCTGGATTCCTGCGGCGGGTGAGATGAAGACGAAGCCGACGCAGCACTCGGTCAAAGAATTGCGATCGATTGGGATTCAGCCCGATATCTTGGTGTGCCGCTGCGATCGCCCCATCCCAACGACACTCAAGGAAAAAATGGCTGAGTTTTGCGATGTTGATGCTGAGTGCGTCATCACTGCCCCCGATGTCAGTAGCATCTACGAAGTCCCTCTGGTAATGGAGCGGGAAGGCTTGGCGAACCAGGTGCTCTCTCTATTGCAGCTTGAGCAACGTCAGCCCGACTTGCGCGACTGGCAAACCCTAGTTAATCGTCTCCATAATCCGCAGCACCCCCTTGAAATCGCGATCGTCGGCAAATACGTTAGTCTGGGAGATGCCTATCTGTCTGTTGTAGAAGCTCTGCGCCATGCTGCCCTGGAAATTAGCGGCGACTTACGGCTGCGTTGGGTTAGTTCTGAAGATATTACGTCTGAAAATGTCGATGAAATGCTGGCAGGAGCACACGGAATTTTGGTTCCGGGTGGTTTTGGGGCACGCGGCATTGATGGCAAAATTAGTGCAATTCATTATGCCCGCGATCGCCAGATTCCTTTCCTAGGGTTATGTCTGGGAATGCAATGCTCGGTGATTGAGTGGGCGCGCAACGTGGCAAAGTTGGAAGATGCTAACAGTTCAGAGTTTGACACAGACTGCCAAAATCCAGTCATTGACCTCCTACCCGAACAGCAAGACGTAGTGGACTTGGGCGGCACAATGCGCGTAGGGCTTTATCCTTGCCGTACGTTGCCTAACAGCCTTGCCAACCGTCTTTACGGTCAAGAAGTGATCTACGAGCGGCATCGCCATCGCTGGGAATTTAATAACGCTTACCGCAATCTCTTTTTGGAGCTAGGCTACCAGGTCAGCGGCACCTCACCCGATGGGCGATTAGTCGAAATGATTGAGCTTCCCAGCCATCCCTTCTTTCTAGCCACTCAGTTCCATCCAGAGTTCCAATCTCGCCCTAGTAAGCCTCATCCCTTATTTCAAGGGTTTGTGCAAGCCGCGATCGCTCTCACAAATCCTTCGCTTCAATCTGCCGCCGCATCTTCAGACCAACCTCCTGAGCAACCTCCTGCACCAGAGCTAAGTGCTAATTTGGGGAGCAGTTAA
- the thiC gene encoding phosphomethylpyrimidine synthase — protein MRTEWIAKRRGQSNVSQMHYARQGMVTEEMEFVARRESLSVALIQAEVARGRMIIPANINHTNLEPMAIGIASKCKVNANIGASPNSSGLTEEIDKLNLAVKYGADTVMDLSTGGGNLDEIRTAIIQASPVPIGTVPVYQTLESVHGNIENLTADDFLQVIEKHAQQGVDYQTIHAGILIEHLPLVRERLTGIVSRGGGILARWMLHHHKQNPLYTHFDDIIEIFKKYDVSFSLGDSLRPGCTHDASDAAQLAELKTLGQLTRRAWEHDVQVMVEGPGHVPMDQIEFNVRKQMEECSEAPFYVLGPLVTDIAPGYDHITSAIGAAMAGWYGTAMLCYVTPKEHLGLPNAEDVRNGLIAYKIAAHAADIARHRPGARDRDDELSRARYNFDWNRQFELSLDPERAKEYHDETLPADIYKTAEFCSMCGPKFCPMQTKVDADALTELEKFLAKEPVGRA, from the coding sequence ATGCGTACAGAGTGGATCGCGAAACGGCGTGGACAGAGTAATGTGTCTCAAATGCACTATGCTCGACAGGGAATGGTGACTGAGGAAATGGAGTTTGTGGCGCGGCGGGAAAGTTTGTCTGTGGCGCTCATTCAGGCAGAAGTGGCGCGGGGTAGGATGATTATTCCCGCAAATATTAACCACACAAATTTAGAACCGATGGCGATCGGGATTGCTTCTAAATGCAAAGTGAATGCCAACATTGGCGCATCACCTAATTCTTCTGGGTTGACTGAAGAAATTGACAAGCTAAATTTAGCGGTTAAATATGGGGCAGATACCGTCATGGATCTGTCTACGGGCGGCGGCAATTTAGACGAAATTCGGACGGCGATTATTCAGGCTTCACCCGTGCCGATCGGGACAGTTCCGGTGTATCAAACCCTAGAAAGCGTCCATGGCAATATTGAAAATCTGACTGCCGATGACTTTTTGCAGGTGATTGAAAAGCACGCGCAGCAAGGGGTTGATTATCAAACCATTCATGCTGGAATTTTGATTGAGCATTTGCCCTTGGTGAGAGAGCGCTTAACAGGAATTGTGTCGCGTGGGGGCGGCATTTTAGCGCGGTGGATGTTACATCATCATAAACAGAATCCGCTTTACACACACTTCGATGACATCATTGAGATCTTCAAAAAATACGATGTGTCGTTCAGCCTAGGCGATTCCCTACGACCCGGATGCACGCACGATGCGTCGGATGCGGCACAACTAGCAGAGCTAAAGACTTTGGGACAACTAACGCGACGCGCCTGGGAACACGATGTGCAAGTCATGGTGGAAGGTCCTGGGCACGTGCCAATGGATCAAATTGAATTTAATGTGCGCAAGCAAATGGAAGAATGTTCGGAAGCGCCCTTCTATGTGCTGGGCCCTTTGGTGACTGATATTGCCCCAGGTTATGACCACATTACTTCGGCGATCGGGGCGGCAATGGCAGGTTGGTATGGTACGGCAATGCTATGCTACGTTACGCCCAAAGAACATTTGGGTTTACCGAATGCGGAAGATGTTCGCAATGGCTTAATTGCCTACAAAATTGCGGCTCATGCAGCAGATATCGCTCGGCACAGACCTGGAGCACGCGATCGCGATGATGAACTTTCCCGCGCTCGCTATAACTTCGACTGGAATCGCCAGTTTGAGCTATCTCTAGATCCTGAACGCGCTAAGGAATACCACGACGAAACTTTGCCTGCTGACATTTATAAAACGGCTGAGTTTTGCTCAATGTGTGGCCCTAAGTTTTGCCCAATGCAAACCAAGGTCGATGCAGATGCCTTGACCGAGTTAGAAAAGTTCCTCGCAAAAGAGCCCGTAGGTCGCGCTTAG